The following proteins are co-located in the Planococcus plakortidis genome:
- a CDS encoding phosphatidate cytidylyltransferase, translated as MKQRIITGAIAAALFIPFVIIGGIPFIILVYILATIGFQELLKMKGRSLMSIPGLISLVALYAFMLPGDWSQQVYEWTGYLKVEFVFMAVILLLIHTVVVKNSFTFDDAAFAILGTLYVGLGFYYLIETRESGLAVLIFALLVVWFTDSGAYFTGRKIGKRKLWPEISPNKTIEGFLGGIIWAVGIALVFAYFAGMEQSMALVVIVAIVASIFGQLGDLVESALKRHFNVKDSGKMLPGHGGILDRFDSILFVMPLLHFLHFI; from the coding sequence TTGAAGCAACGCATTATCACGGGAGCTATAGCAGCTGCCTTATTTATTCCATTTGTCATCATCGGCGGGATTCCATTCATTATTTTAGTCTACATTCTTGCGACAATCGGTTTTCAGGAATTGCTTAAAATGAAAGGCCGGAGCTTGATGAGCATACCCGGCCTTATTTCTCTTGTGGCTTTGTATGCATTCATGCTGCCGGGCGATTGGTCGCAGCAAGTGTATGAATGGACAGGCTATCTGAAAGTGGAATTTGTTTTCATGGCAGTCATCCTACTGCTTATACATACGGTGGTCGTCAAAAACAGCTTTACGTTTGATGATGCCGCGTTCGCGATCCTCGGTACCCTTTATGTAGGACTGGGATTCTATTACTTAATCGAAACCCGTGAATCGGGACTTGCGGTGTTGATATTTGCGCTCTTGGTTGTCTGGTTCACTGATTCCGGCGCTTATTTTACGGGGCGCAAAATCGGGAAACGCAAGCTATGGCCCGAAATATCTCCGAATAAGACGATTGAAGGGTTTCTCGGCGGCATCATTTGGGCTGTGGGCATCGCGCTTGTTTTCGCCTATTTTGCCGGCATGGAGCAATCCATGGCATTGGTCGTCATCGTCGCAATTGTGGCATCGATCTTCGGCCAATTGGGCGATTTGGTGGAATCAGCATTGAAACGCCATTTCAATGTCAAGGATTCCGGAAAGATGCTGCCGGGGCACGGGGGCATCCTGGACCGGTTCGACAGCATCCTTTTTGTCATGCCGTTATTGCACTTCCTGCATTTTATTTAA
- the tsf gene encoding translation elongation factor Ts yields the protein MAVTAQMVKELREKTGAGMMDCKKALVQTDGDMDAALDFLREKGLASASKKADRIAAEGITSILEEGNEAVIYEVNAETDFVAKNEGFQTLVKEIGEHLLATKPATIDEANASTMSNGLTVADHISNAIAKIGEKITLRRFEIRTKTDNDAFGPYLHMGGRIGVLVLLEGSSDSQAARDIAMHIAALNPKYVSRDEVSADEVERERKVLTEQALNEGKPEKIVEKMVEGRLGKYFEDICLLDQAFVKNSDQKVREFAASVGGTVTEFIRYEVGEGIEKREDNFADEVMSQVNKK from the coding sequence ATGGCAGTTACAGCTCAAATGGTTAAAGAATTGCGCGAAAAAACAGGCGCAGGTATGATGGATTGCAAAAAAGCATTGGTACAGACTGACGGCGACATGGACGCAGCCCTAGATTTCCTTCGCGAAAAAGGATTGGCGAGCGCTTCTAAAAAAGCTGACCGCATCGCTGCTGAAGGGATCACGTCGATCCTTGAAGAAGGCAACGAAGCAGTCATCTATGAAGTTAACGCTGAAACGGATTTCGTAGCGAAAAACGAAGGTTTCCAGACATTAGTCAAAGAAATCGGCGAGCACTTGCTTGCGACAAAACCGGCGACAATCGATGAAGCAAACGCTTCTACTATGTCGAACGGCTTGACAGTAGCGGACCACATTTCGAATGCGATTGCTAAGATCGGTGAAAAAATCACCTTGCGCCGCTTCGAAATCCGCACGAAAACTGACAATGACGCTTTCGGCCCTTACTTGCACATGGGTGGCCGCATCGGCGTTCTAGTCCTTTTGGAAGGATCTTCAGATTCACAAGCTGCACGCGATATCGCTATGCACATCGCTGCACTTAACCCGAAATACGTTTCACGTGACGAAGTCTCAGCTGACGAAGTAGAGCGCGAGCGTAAAGTATTGACTGAGCAAGCCTTGAACGAAGGCAAGCCGGAAAAAATCGTCGAAAAAATGGTTGAAGGCCGCCTCGGGAAATACTTCGAGGACATCTGCTTGCTTGACCAGGCATTCGTCAAAAACTCTGACCAGAAAGTCCGCGAATTCGCAGCATCTGTCGGCGGTACTGTAACAGAGTTCATCCGTTACGAAGTGGGCGAAGGCATCGAAAAACGCGAAGATAACTTCGCTGACGAAGTTATGAGCCAAGTCAACAAAAAATAA
- the trmFO gene encoding FADH(2)-oxidizing methylenetetrahydrofolate--tRNA-(uracil(54)-C(5))-methyltransferase TrmFO produces MTKIVNVIGAGLAGSEAAWQIAKRGVNVRLYEMRPVKQTPAHHTDKFAELVCSNSLRANSLTNAVGVIKEEMRKLDSVIIDAADRASVPAGGALAVDRHEFAGMVTENVRNHPLVEVINEEVTEIPEGITIIATGPLTSPALAEKVRKLTGEEYLYFYDAAAPIVEKDSIDMDKVYLKSRYDKGEAAYLNCPMTEEEFRRFHTALVEAEVVPLKEFEKEIYFEGCMPVEVMAARGDKTLTFGPMKPVGLEDPKTGKRPYAVVQLRQDDAAGTLYNIVGFQTHLKWGAQKEILRMIPGLENVEIVRYGVMHRNTFINSPNVLKPTYQLKADPNIFFAGQMTGVEGYVESAGSGLLAGINAAKLALGEEPVVLPAETALGSMARYITEADSKNFQPMNINFGLFPDLGERIKSKQERAERHANRALESIQNYMNSVTV; encoded by the coding sequence ATGACGAAAATTGTAAATGTAATCGGTGCCGGACTTGCAGGAAGCGAAGCGGCATGGCAAATCGCCAAACGCGGCGTCAATGTCAGGCTATATGAAATGCGCCCGGTCAAACAGACGCCAGCGCATCATACGGATAAATTCGCGGAATTGGTCTGCAGCAACTCGCTGCGCGCCAATTCATTGACCAATGCGGTCGGTGTCATCAAAGAGGAAATGCGCAAATTGGATTCGGTCATCATCGACGCAGCCGATAGAGCGTCGGTTCCGGCTGGTGGCGCGCTTGCGGTCGACCGTCATGAGTTTGCCGGGATGGTCACGGAAAATGTCCGCAACCATCCGCTCGTCGAAGTGATCAACGAAGAGGTGACGGAAATCCCGGAAGGCATCACCATCATCGCCACCGGTCCGTTGACTTCCCCGGCTCTTGCGGAGAAAGTCCGCAAGTTGACAGGCGAAGAATACCTTTATTTCTACGATGCGGCAGCGCCGATCGTCGAAAAAGACAGCATCGATATGGATAAAGTCTATTTGAAATCACGCTACGATAAAGGCGAAGCCGCTTACCTGAACTGCCCGATGACAGAAGAGGAGTTCCGCCGCTTCCATACGGCATTAGTGGAAGCGGAAGTCGTGCCGCTCAAGGAGTTCGAGAAAGAAATCTATTTCGAAGGCTGCATGCCGGTCGAAGTGATGGCTGCCAGAGGCGACAAGACTTTGACGTTCGGGCCGATGAAACCGGTCGGGCTCGAAGACCCGAAAACCGGCAAGCGCCCTTACGCAGTCGTTCAATTGCGCCAAGACGATGCAGCGGGTACGTTGTACAATATCGTCGGATTCCAGACCCACTTGAAATGGGGAGCGCAAAAGGAAATCCTGCGCATGATCCCGGGTCTCGAGAATGTCGAAATTGTCCGTTACGGCGTCATGCACCGCAATACGTTCATCAACTCGCCGAATGTCCTCAAGCCGACCTATCAATTGAAAGCCGATCCGAACATTTTCTTCGCCGGCCAAATGACTGGCGTCGAAGGCTATGTGGAATCGGCGGGAAGCGGCTTGCTTGCAGGCATTAACGCAGCGAAGCTGGCACTTGGCGAAGAGCCGGTCGTATTGCCTGCGGAAACGGCGCTTGGCAGCATGGCGCGTTATATTACCGAAGCGGATTCGAAGAACTTCCAGCCGATGAACATCAATTTCGGCCTGTTCCCGGATCTCGGTGAACGCATCAAGTCCAAGCAGGAGCGCGCTGAACGCCACGCCAACCGCGCTTTGGAATCAATTCAAAATTATATGAATTCAGTGACGGTTTAA
- a CDS encoding isoprenyl transferase → MFNKLLKRNIEPVMVEYGERAMAVAGAGVPSHVAIIMDGNGRWAKKRSMPRVAGHHEGMKTVRKITKLASHLGVDVLTLYAFSTENWKRPKMEVDFLMRLPEEFLSSFLPELIEENVRVEMMGYVADLPAHTIQAIQKAKEATKHNDGLVLNFALNYGSRAEIVDAVKGLAALVQAGKLEPSAISEEMITNRLMTSELPEPDLLIRTSGEVRLSNFMLWQLAYTEFWFTDTLWPDFGEDCLLEAFEVYQKRNRRYGGLKEEETH, encoded by the coding sequence ATGTTCAATAAACTATTAAAGAGAAATATAGAGCCCGTAATGGTGGAATACGGAGAGCGTGCCATGGCTGTTGCCGGCGCAGGCGTCCCATCCCATGTGGCAATTATCATGGATGGCAACGGCCGCTGGGCGAAAAAGCGTTCCATGCCGAGAGTGGCGGGACATCATGAAGGCATGAAGACGGTCCGCAAGATTACCAAACTTGCGAGCCATCTCGGCGTTGATGTCTTGACACTGTATGCTTTTTCAACAGAAAATTGGAAGCGGCCGAAAATGGAAGTGGACTTCTTGATGCGTTTACCGGAAGAGTTTTTATCCAGCTTCTTACCGGAGCTCATCGAGGAAAATGTCCGCGTGGAAATGATGGGGTATGTGGCAGACCTGCCAGCCCACACGATCCAGGCGATCCAAAAAGCGAAAGAAGCGACCAAGCATAACGACGGTTTGGTGCTGAACTTTGCGTTGAATTACGGCAGCCGGGCCGAAATCGTCGATGCCGTAAAAGGTTTGGCCGCTTTGGTGCAGGCAGGCAAGCTGGAGCCATCCGCAATTTCAGAAGAGATGATCACAAACCGCCTCATGACGAGCGAATTGCCTGAGCCTGATTTATTGATCCGGACGAGCGGGGAAGTCCGTCTTAGCAATTTCATGCTGTGGCAATTGGCCTACACGGAATTTTGGTTTACCGATACCTTGTGGCCGGATTTCGGGGAAGACTGCTTGCTTGAAGCATTCGAAGTGTATCAGAAACGAAATCGTCGCTATGGTGGCTTGAAGGAGGAAGAAACACATTGA
- the hslU gene encoding HslU--HslV peptidase ATPase subunit gives MKTQTDLTPRQITDHLDRFIVGQKDAKRSIAIALRNRYRRSRLDEEMQDEVIPKNILMIGPTGVGKTEIARRIAKLTGAPFIKVEATKFTEVGYVGRDVESMVRDLVEASVRIVKEEKYEAVKERAETAANDRLVKLLAPSMKKKQPVQNPLEMFFGQKQQEQEEEDPEAEVEVRVKRREIAADLKAGKLEEEWVTVEVTENTASMFDAFQGSGMEQMGENMQDALSSLMPKKKKKRRMQVKDARRILTAEESEKLVDSEEISSEAIRRAEQHGIIFIDEMDKIASKSSSSSADVSREGVQRDILPIVEGSTVSTKYGAVKTDYMLFVAAGAFHMSKPSDLIPELQGRFPIRVELTKLEVGDFVKILTEPKHSLLNQYKALLETEGVMVHFTDASIVRLAEIAYEVNQQTDNIGARRLHTILERLLEDLSFEASEISPAQIDITPQYVNEKLENVAKNKDLSQFIL, from the coding sequence ATGAAAACACAAACCGATTTAACTCCGCGGCAAATCACTGATCATCTGGATCGTTTCATCGTCGGCCAAAAAGATGCCAAGCGCTCGATTGCGATTGCCCTCCGCAACCGTTACCGCCGCAGCCGCCTCGACGAGGAGATGCAGGATGAAGTCATCCCGAAGAATATTTTGATGATCGGCCCGACCGGCGTCGGGAAAACGGAAATCGCGCGCCGCATCGCAAAACTGACCGGCGCGCCGTTCATCAAAGTCGAAGCGACGAAATTCACGGAAGTCGGATATGTCGGCCGCGACGTCGAGTCGATGGTGCGCGATTTGGTGGAAGCATCCGTGCGCATCGTCAAAGAAGAAAAATACGAAGCCGTGAAAGAACGCGCAGAAACCGCAGCCAACGACCGCCTGGTGAAATTGCTGGCGCCATCGATGAAGAAAAAGCAACCAGTACAGAATCCGCTTGAAATGTTCTTCGGCCAAAAGCAGCAGGAGCAGGAAGAAGAAGACCCGGAAGCGGAAGTGGAAGTGCGCGTCAAGCGACGCGAAATTGCCGCTGACCTGAAAGCCGGAAAGCTCGAAGAAGAATGGGTGACAGTGGAAGTGACGGAAAACACAGCTTCCATGTTTGACGCGTTCCAAGGATCGGGAATGGAGCAGATGGGGGAGAACATGCAAGATGCACTTTCTTCCTTGATGCCGAAGAAAAAGAAAAAGCGCCGCATGCAAGTGAAAGACGCCCGCCGCATACTCACGGCTGAAGAATCGGAAAAACTGGTCGATAGTGAGGAGATTTCATCCGAAGCGATCCGCCGGGCTGAACAGCATGGCATCATCTTCATCGACGAAATGGACAAAATCGCAAGCAAGAGTTCCAGTTCCTCTGCCGATGTATCGAGGGAAGGCGTGCAGCGCGATATTCTGCCAATCGTCGAAGGCTCGACGGTCTCGACGAAATACGGCGCGGTGAAAACGGATTATATGCTGTTTGTCGCAGCTGGTGCGTTCCATATGTCGAAACCGTCGGACCTGATTCCGGAACTGCAGGGCCGCTTCCCGATCCGCGTCGAATTGACCAAGCTCGAAGTCGGTGATTTCGTGAAGATTTTGACGGAGCCGAAACATTCCTTGCTCAATCAATACAAAGCCCTTCTCGAAACAGAAGGAGTTATGGTACACTTTACTGATGCGTCAATCGTCAGACTTGCGGAAATTGCTTATGAAGTAAATCAACAGACGGATAATATCGGCGCCCGCCGGCTTCATACAATATTGGAACGCTTATTGGAAGACCTATCATTTGAAGCATCTGAGATTTCACCTGCACAAATCGATATCACGCCTCAATATGTTAATGAAAAACTTGAAAATGTGGCAAAAAATAAGGATTTGTCACAATTTATCCTGTAA
- the xerC gene encoding tyrosine recombinase XerC, whose product MTKEQMLESFMSYIQLEKNYSAHTVHQYLQDLEGFFLFLEQESVNDLHEVEYLHARNYVTKLYEAELFRTSISRKISAIRSFFRYGNREFGLSEAAFRSLFHPKKEERLPQFFYEAELEQLFASLTGEDALSLRNRALLELLYATGMRVSECVSIKMKDLDRHMHIVKVLGKGRKERYIPYGQFAHDALELYIGQSRPKLMKSKEHDMLFVNSRGDGVTDRGIRHILNECMKKASLNSSIYPHMIRHTFATHLLNNGADMRTVQELLGHAHLSSTQVYTHVTKDHLRNTYLKAHPRA is encoded by the coding sequence ATGACAAAAGAACAGATGCTCGAATCGTTCATGAGCTATATCCAATTGGAAAAGAATTATTCCGCCCACACTGTCCACCAGTACCTACAGGATCTGGAGGGTTTTTTTCTGTTCCTGGAACAAGAAAGCGTGAACGATCTGCACGAAGTCGAATACCTCCATGCGAGAAATTATGTCACGAAATTATATGAAGCCGAATTATTCAGAACGTCCATCTCGCGGAAAATCTCCGCCATCCGGTCGTTTTTCCGCTACGGCAACCGCGAGTTCGGGCTTAGCGAAGCCGCGTTCCGATCGCTGTTCCATCCAAAGAAAGAAGAGCGGCTGCCGCAGTTTTTCTACGAGGCAGAATTGGAGCAGCTATTCGCATCACTCACCGGCGAGGATGCGCTGTCGCTCCGGAACCGCGCTCTATTGGAATTGCTTTATGCGACGGGCATGCGCGTCAGTGAATGCGTGTCGATCAAGATGAAAGATCTGGACCGCCACATGCACATTGTCAAAGTACTCGGCAAAGGCCGGAAAGAACGTTACATCCCTTACGGCCAGTTTGCACATGACGCGCTGGAACTTTATATTGGCCAATCGCGTCCCAAGTTGATGAAGTCAAAAGAACACGACATGCTATTCGTCAATAGCCGGGGTGACGGGGTAACGGACCGTGGCATCCGCCATATCCTGAACGAATGCATGAAAAAGGCATCGCTTAATTCATCCATCTATCCCCATATGATCCGCCATACGTTCGCGACCCATTTGTTAAACAACGGGGCGGATATGCGCACCGTCCAAGAACTGCTGGGCCACGCGCACCTCAGTTCCACGCAAGTCTATACGCATGTCACGAAAGACCATTTACGCAATACGTATTTAAAAGCCCATCCAAGGGCATAA
- the pyrH gene encoding UMP kinase, with translation MSVPKYKRIVLKLSGEAMAGGQGFGLSPEIIKSVAAQVKEIVDLGIEVAVVVGGGNIWRGKVGSEMGMDRATADYMGMLATVMNSLALQDSLEKQDVETRVLSSIEMRQVAEPYIRRRAIRHLEKKRVVIFSAGTGNPYFSTDTTAALRAAEIEADVILMAKNNVDGVYSADPKTDVEAIKYDELSYFDVIQQGLQVMDSTASTLCMDNDIPLVVFSIMEKGNIKRAVLGEKIGTVVRRSL, from the coding sequence ATGAGTGTTCCAAAATACAAACGCATTGTACTGAAATTAAGTGGAGAAGCGATGGCAGGCGGACAAGGTTTCGGTCTTTCCCCTGAAATCATCAAATCTGTCGCTGCGCAAGTGAAGGAGATCGTAGACCTGGGCATAGAAGTTGCCGTAGTTGTCGGCGGAGGAAATATCTGGCGAGGCAAAGTCGGTTCGGAGATGGGCATGGACCGGGCAACTGCTGACTATATGGGCATGCTTGCAACTGTCATGAATTCACTCGCATTGCAGGATTCTCTTGAGAAGCAAGACGTGGAAACACGTGTATTGTCATCGATTGAAATGCGGCAAGTCGCAGAACCGTATATCCGCAGAAGAGCGATTCGCCACCTTGAGAAAAAACGTGTCGTCATTTTCTCGGCCGGAACCGGAAATCCTTACTTCTCGACGGATACGACAGCTGCCTTGCGTGCAGCAGAAATCGAGGCCGATGTCATCTTGATGGCGAAAAACAATGTGGACGGCGTATATTCCGCCGATCCAAAAACCGATGTTGAAGCAATCAAATACGATGAATTGTCGTATTTTGACGTCATTCAGCAAGGGCTTCAAGTGATGGACTCGACAGCTTCCACATTATGTATGGACAATGACATTCCACTCGTAGTATTCTCTATAATGGAAAAAGGAAACATAAAAAGAGCTGTACTCGGTGAAAAGATCGGGACAGTAGTGAGGAGATCATTATAA
- the frr gene encoding ribosome recycling factor, protein MPNAIMNDTKTKMGNAIQAFSRDLASIRAGRATPSLLDKITVEYYGAPTPINQVAGISVPEARLIMIQPYDKTVLPEIEKAIMKSDLGLSPSNDGNVIRLAVPALTEERRKDLVKQVKKEGEDAKVVIRNIRRDANDEFKKLEKKSEITADDLRGYSDDVQDMTNTHIAKIDDMVKDKETEIMAV, encoded by the coding sequence ATGCCGAATGCAATCATGAACGATACGAAAACGAAAATGGGAAATGCCATTCAAGCTTTTTCGCGTGATTTGGCTTCCATCCGCGCAGGGCGTGCGACCCCTTCTTTACTTGATAAGATTACGGTCGAGTATTACGGTGCCCCGACACCCATCAACCAAGTAGCGGGCATTTCTGTGCCGGAAGCGCGTTTGATCATGATCCAGCCTTACGATAAAACCGTATTGCCTGAAATCGAAAAAGCGATCATGAAATCGGATCTTGGACTCAGCCCTTCAAATGATGGCAACGTCATCCGTCTTGCTGTACCGGCTCTCACAGAAGAGCGCCGCAAAGATTTAGTCAAGCAAGTGAAAAAAGAAGGCGAAGATGCAAAAGTCGTGATCCGCAATATTCGCCGCGATGCCAACGACGAGTTCAAGAAGCTTGAGAAAAAGAGTGAGATTACAGCCGATGATTTGCGTGGATACTCAGATGATGTGCAAGACATGACCAACACGCATATCGCTAAAATCGACGACATGGTCAAAGATAAAGAAACTGAAATTATGGCAGTTTAA
- the hslV gene encoding ATP-dependent protease subunit HslV, which translates to MQEFHATTIFAVKHKGKSAMAGDGQVTFGNAVVMKHTAKKVRRLYNNEVLTGFAGSVADAFTLFEMFEGKLTEFNGNLQRAAVELAKQWRGDKMLRQLEAMLIVMNKDELLLVSGTGEVIEPDDGILAIGSGGNYALAAGRALKKYAGDQLTAGEIAQSALETAADICVYTNHQIIMEELSE; encoded by the coding sequence ATGCAGGAATTTCATGCAACCACGATTTTTGCGGTCAAACATAAAGGCAAGTCAGCGATGGCTGGAGACGGGCAAGTGACGTTCGGCAATGCGGTCGTCATGAAACACACCGCGAAAAAAGTGCGCCGGCTCTATAACAACGAAGTGCTGACCGGGTTTGCCGGGTCTGTCGCGGATGCTTTCACGCTTTTTGAAATGTTCGAAGGCAAGCTCACCGAATTCAACGGCAATCTTCAGCGCGCTGCGGTTGAACTCGCGAAGCAATGGCGCGGCGATAAAATGCTGCGGCAGCTGGAAGCGATGCTCATCGTCATGAACAAAGATGAATTATTGCTCGTGTCAGGCACAGGTGAAGTCATCGAGCCCGACGATGGGATTTTGGCAATCGGTTCAGGCGGCAATTATGCACTTGCGGCCGGCCGGGCATTGAAGAAATATGCCGGCGACCAGCTGACGGCGGGCGAGATCGCCCAATCCGCGCTTGAGACGGCTGCCGACATTTGCGTTTACACCAATCATCAAATCATCATGGAGGAGTTGTCAGAATGA
- the rpsB gene encoding 30S ribosomal protein S2, giving the protein MAVISMKQLLEAGVHFGHQTRRWNPKMKKYIFVERNGIYIIDLQKTVRKLEEAYNFMRQVGEEGGKVLFVGTKKQAQDAIKEEAERSGNYYINQRWLGGTLTNFGTIQKRVNRMKQIERMEEDGTFEVLPKKEVVQLKKQHERLEKFLGGIRDMNGLPDVMFVVDPRKERIAVAEAMKLNIPIVGIVDTNCDPDEIDYVIPANDDAIRAVKLLTGKMADALLESKPEEDEEASAETAE; this is encoded by the coding sequence ATGGCAGTAATTTCAATGAAACAATTGCTCGAAGCTGGTGTTCATTTTGGCCACCAGACTCGCCGCTGGAACCCGAAAATGAAAAAATACATCTTCGTGGAACGTAACGGCATCTACATCATCGACCTTCAAAAGACGGTCCGCAAACTCGAGGAAGCTTATAACTTCATGAGACAAGTGGGCGAAGAAGGCGGTAAAGTCTTGTTCGTAGGAACTAAAAAACAAGCTCAGGACGCTATCAAGGAAGAAGCAGAACGTTCTGGCAACTACTACATCAACCAACGCTGGTTGGGCGGTACATTGACTAACTTCGGCACGATCCAAAAACGTGTTAACCGCATGAAGCAGATCGAGCGCATGGAAGAAGACGGCACTTTCGAAGTCCTTCCGAAAAAAGAAGTAGTCCAATTGAAAAAACAACACGAACGCTTGGAGAAATTCCTAGGCGGTATCCGTGACATGAACGGTCTTCCAGACGTAATGTTCGTCGTAGACCCTCGTAAAGAACGCATCGCAGTAGCAGAAGCTATGAAATTGAACATCCCAATCGTAGGTATCGTCGATACAAACTGCGATCCGGACGAAATCGATTACGTAATCCCTGCAAACGATGATGCTATCCGTGCAGTCAAGCTATTGACTGGCAAAATGGCTGACGCTCTTCTTGAGTCTAAGCCTGAAGAAGACGAAGAAGCATCAGCGGAAACAGCTGAGTAA
- the codY gene encoding GTP-sensing pleiotropic transcriptional regulator CodY — protein sequence MNLLGKTRRINSMLQAAAGKPVNFKDMAETLSEVIEANVFVVSRKGKVLGYAVNQQIENERMKNMLEERQFPLEYTQNLSNITETSANLDVNSEHTIFPVEERELFKDGLTTIVPIIGGGERLGTLLLGRVNDQFGDDDLILGEYGATVVGMEILREKGDRIEEEARSKAVVQMAISSLSYSELEAIEHIFEELDGNEGLLVASKIADRVGITRSVIVNALRKLESAGVIESRSLGMKGTYIKVLNTKFLAELEQLKMN from the coding sequence ATGAATTTATTGGGAAAAACAAGACGCATTAACTCTATGCTGCAAGCAGCAGCCGGGAAGCCGGTAAACTTTAAGGACATGGCTGAAACATTGAGCGAAGTCATCGAAGCAAATGTCTTCGTCGTCAGCCGCAAAGGGAAAGTTCTTGGCTATGCTGTCAACCAGCAGATCGAAAACGAGCGCATGAAGAATATGCTCGAAGAGCGCCAATTCCCGCTCGAATATACACAAAACCTATCGAACATCACTGAAACATCCGCTAATTTGGACGTTAACAGTGAACATACGATCTTCCCTGTGGAAGAGCGTGAACTGTTCAAGGACGGCTTGACGACAATCGTTCCGATCATCGGCGGCGGCGAACGCCTTGGCACATTGCTGCTTGGCCGCGTCAACGACCAGTTCGGCGATGACGATTTGATCCTTGGCGAATACGGCGCGACAGTTGTCGGCATGGAGATCCTCCGTGAAAAAGGCGACCGCATCGAAGAGGAAGCGCGCAGCAAAGCAGTTGTCCAAATGGCAATCAGCTCGCTTTCATACAGTGAACTTGAAGCGATCGAGCATATCTTTGAGGAACTTGACGGCAACGAAGGTTTGCTTGTTGCATCCAAGATCGCTGACCGCGTCGGCATTACGCGCTCGGTCATCGTCAACGCACTTCGCAAACTTGAAAGTGCCGGCGTCATCGAATCGCGTTCACTCGGCATGAAAGGAACGTATATCAAAGTATTGAATACGAAGTTCCTTGCAGAACTCGAACAATTGAAAATGAATTAA